The DNA segment TGCCGGAAGGCTTCGTTGAGGGGATGGTCGTACTTCGTGATGGCGAGGACCTCGTCGAACGACGTCGGCCAGAAGCTGGCGTTGAGCTGCCGGCGTGAATCGCGCATGACGCTCTCGCGGCGGAGTTCGTAGAGCTTGAGCACGAGGTCCGCGTCGTGATGATCCGGGTAGTCTTTCTTGAGCACGAGTCTCCGGGTGGGCAGCGTGGGTGCAGCGCGCGCCTACGGTGCGCGCGCCGGTGGCGGAGTATGGCGCGACGTCCCCCCGGGCCGCCAGTCGTGGTGCGCGCGGAGGCGCTCGGCGCCGCACGCCGGGCAGCGAACGATGCGGGCCAGGGGATGACGCACGAAGGGCGAGGGAGCCTAACGCTCCCTCGCCCCTCCTTCGCTCCAGCTACCGCCGCTCGGGGCGGGATTACGGGAGGATGGGGAAGCGCGGACGACCGCCGCGACGCCTGGGTGGGCAGTGATCGGGGCCCACGCCGCCCCCTCGGATCACCACGCCGATCACGTCACCGATGCCGACGCCGCGCCCGTCACCACGACCGGTCCCGATCCCTCCATCACCGTACCCCCCGCCCCCACCCCCCTGCGCTGGCACGTCGACGGGGAGGGCCGCCGGGCGAGGTGCGACCGAGGGGACGCTGGGTACGTCGGCCTCCGGGGCTGGGGCCTGCGGTGCCGCCGCCGGGGCCTGCGCCACCTGGAGATCCTGCGACGTCTCGGGGGCCGGCGTCTGCGACTGCTTCTCCTGAAGGTTCGCCGACCGCGCGGCCACCTTTCGCGGAGTCCTCGCCCGCTGGACCGGCACCGACCCGTTCACCTGCTCCAGGTCCGACACGACCTGCATGGCCTGATATCCGCTGCCGCTCCCCGCCAATTCCGGCTTGGCCGTGGACGACGCTTCCAGGTCCTTCTTGAGGTCGTCGGGCAATGCGGACGAGCCGGAAGCGCCTCGACCGCAGGCCGCCGCGACGAGCGCGAGCGGGAGGAGCATTCGCAACTGACTGGTGCGCATCGTTGCCCCCGGAATCAGGACGGTCGAGACGGAGTCGGTCGGAGTGTGACCGACGCCTCGAAAATATGCAGGGATCAGGCCACAGGCGTCTGCGGGGGGAATGCCGGAATTCTGGGGATGATCGTCCCCGCCAGCTGACAGCTCGCTGTCCCCACGAAGTGACACCCACCCCCTTCGGCGCCCTCCCGACCTCCCCCGAGCGCTACCGCATCGCCGCGCAGGTTGCCGTGACCGGTGACGGCGCGCCGTACTTGGCGTGCACCAACCGCGCCGTCCCATCGGCCGCTACGATCACCGTGAAGAGGTCGTCGTAGTAGTCGTCGCAAATGTCCGGGAGCCTGGGCCCACCCAGAGCATGGACGATGGCCGGGACGGTGTTGCTGTGTCCCACGACGAGCACCGCCCGACCCCGGTAGCGCTCCCGGATCGCGTCGGCGATCGCCTTGGCATGCTCCGGCACTCCCCCTCGCGCCTCGATCACCTCCCCCTGGATGCCTAACGCCTGCGCCGTGGGGGCGGCGGTCATCTTCGTGCGCTGGAACTGCGTGGTGATGATGGCCGAGACGCCGGCCTCGCGCGCGATGTCCACGAGGGCGCGCGCACGCTCCACACCAGCGGCGGACAACGGCACGTCGCCGCTGGGCCCCGCCTTCTCGGCGTGCCGCACGACGAGGACCACGGTGTCCGCCGCGCGCCGGGGGACGGCGGCGGCGACGAGCGAGGCGAGCGCCAGCGGCGCGATGAGGCGAACGGGGATCATGCCGTGATCCTACCGGTGCGAATGGGGAGGGGCAACCGGCCCCCGCCCCTCTCGGCTTCTCGGCTTGTCGTCCTCTCGGCTTCTCGGATCACTCACCACCCCATCCGCGCGCGCAGCGTCGTGACGTGCGCCACGTGGTGGCGTCCGTGCCAGGCGTAGAGGCCAACGAGGTGGTGCAGCGGGTGGGGGCCGCTCTCCGGATGCACGTACTCCCGGTCGAAGTCCCGCTCCGACATCGCCGCAAAGATGTGGCCGGCTCGCGCATGCACGGCGTCCAGCAGGCGCAACGACACCTCGATGGGTGTCGTCGTGCTATCAGGCAGCTTGGCCCACGCCACCTCGTCGTACGCCTTGATGGTGGGACGATCCTCGGTGAGGGCCCACTTGAGGCGGATGTACATGTTGAGGTGCGAGTCGGGGACGTGATGCGCCAGCTGCCGCACCGTCCAGCCTCCCGGGCGGTACGGGGTATCCAGCTGCTCGTCGGCCAGCCCGTCGAGCGCGGCGCGCAGCGCCGCCGGTGCGGCGGCGAGCTGCGCGATGCAGGACGCCCGCCACGAGGGCGAGTAGGCGGCGGGGGGAGTATACCGGCCGATGGGATACCGGAGATCGGAGTCGCTCATGGACGCATGGGCATGGGGAGCGGAGGGGGCGCGACACACGCGCATGCGCCAAGTTAACGGCCCCCGGAAGCGTGGAGTCCCGGCGGCCCCGTTGTGCGCGGGCGATCCGGCGTGCAGCGTTCGGCACCTACTTCTCCACGAGATCACCAGATGCAGCGCCCACTCCTCTCGTTTCTCACCTCGGCCGTCCTGCTCTCTGCCCCACTCGGCGTGCAGGCCCAGCGCCCGCTCAAGGTCTACATCTCGGTGGACATGGAGGGCATCACCGGCGTGGTGAGCAGCGAACAGCTGGGGCCCGGCGGCTTCGAGTACCAGCGCGCGCGCGAGTTCATGACCGCCGAAGCGCTGGCGGCCATTCAGGGGGCGCGCGACGCGGGGGCGACGGAGATCGTGGTCAGCGACTCGCACGGCAACGGGCAGAACCTCCTCATCGACCAGTTCCCCGACGACGTCACGATCGTTCGGTCCTGGCCGCGGCCGCTCATGATGATGGAGGGGATCGATTCCACCTTCTCCGCGGCCGTCTTCATCGGGTATCACGCCAGCACGGCCAACGTGCGCGGCGTGCGCGCGCACACCATGTCGAGCGCGACCCTCACGGGCGTGGCGCTCAACGGGCGCCAGGTCCCCGAGGGAGGGATGAATGCCGCGATCGCGGGGCACTTCGGCGTCCCGGTGGTGATGGTCTCGGGCGACGACGCCGCAGTGGAGGAGGTCCAACGCTTTGCAGCTGGAATGGAAGGGGCGGTCGTCAAGCGCGCCATCTCCTTCCACTCCGCGGCCACCATGACCCCGAAGGCCGCGCAGGCCATGATTCGTGAGCGGGTGAGGACGGGGATCGAGAAGCGCGCGCGCATCGCCCCCTTCGTCCTGCCGGGCGCGGTCACGGCCGACATCTCCTTCAAGCACTACCGGGTGGCCGAGATCCTGACCTATCTCCCGATCGTGACACGGGTCGACGCCCACACCGTGCGGTTCGTGGGGCGGGACATCCTGCAGGTGTCGCGCTTCCTGGAGTTCGTGAACACCTACCAGTCCGACCTCACGCCGTAGCCGGTCCCACGGGATGTCGCGTCGCCGCGCGCTCGTCCCGCGACCGAGACCCGCTATCTTCTCGCGTCCTCACGTGCGCGCCACACGGCGCGCCCTCCCCACCCCAGTCCAGAGACCTCGCTGATGGAATGGCTCGCCGACCCCCAAGCCTGGATCGGCTTGTTGACGCTGACGGTGCTCGAGATCGTGCTCGGCATCGACAACATCATCTTCATCTCGATCCTGTCGTCGAAACTTCCGCGCGACAACCAGGCCCGGGCGCGTCGACTGGGGCTGCTAGGCGCGTTCTTCACGCGCATCCTCCTGCTCCTGTCGATCGCGTGGATCGTGAAACTCACCACCCCGCTCTTCACCGTGATGGGCGTGGGCCTGAGTGGACGCTCGCTGATCCTCCTCGTGGGTGGCCTGTTCCTCATCGCCAAGGCGACGTACGAGATCCACGACAAGCTCGAGGGGAAGGCACACGCCGATGCGTCGACCAGGGCCGGGGCGACGATGACCGCGGTGATCGTCCAGATCATGCTCGTCGACATCGTCTTCTCCCTCGACTCGGTGATCACCGCCGTCGGGATGTCGAACCATGTCGAGGTGATGATCGCCGCCAACGTCATCGCCCTCGGAGTCATGCTGATGGCCGCGACGCCGATCTCCGACTTCGTCGACGACCATC comes from the Gemmatimonadetes bacterium SCN 70-22 genome and includes:
- a CDS encoding metal-dependent hydrolase gives rise to the protein MSDSDLRYPIGRYTPPAAYSPSWRASCIAQLAAAPAALRAALDGLADEQLDTPYRPGGWTVRQLAHHVPDSHLNMYIRLKWALTEDRPTIKAYDEVAWAKLPDSTTTPIEVSLRLLDAVHARAGHIFAAMSERDFDREYVHPESGPHPLHHLVGLYAWHGRHHVAHVTTLRARMGW